One segment of Phaeacidiphilus oryzae TH49 DNA contains the following:
- a CDS encoding protein kinase family protein: MAGGRQSGGLLGGRYELSGRTGEAVDGWTGLPVVLHGIPLPETVEAFAEDADDPEDVQDVPYAPYASRAGEAEARTPADGVPAGVEDAVPGQRAEPREESAAERAVRVAAEAVATAPRHPRLVELYDSVAAGATLHLVGERVLGAPLSLLLERGPLSPYRAAEIAADLVGALRAVHAAGRRHGNVTADTVLVCEDGSALLDGLGVDAVQEALCGPVPPAEGVGVGGVGAAGAAFGPWGPVRRRARDARLVLVGPVAERWAPELAGPEPADAPGRPGSRASGQDNAWVVDTLGDAEPGPAPEGPPSGEEVGPAADAWALGVLLYRMTTGQAPFDEQALVPGEELLDAVRSGTHASASGCGPLRPLVEELLRTDPDARPTLPAVAERLAGLLARAPEPLTADGMLAVAELLSGRAGPGAPGGAPGGTGTGAAAAHGRHARPHGRARGRARPEGRESHGEERKKRPGGRERPGARLPEPREGGVVGAERSQRTGTPGSGRRGGRLLGPLLVGGVLLLMVLAVLIIALVVGRH; encoded by the coding sequence GTGGCTGGCGGCAGGCAGTCGGGGGGCCTGCTCGGGGGCCGGTACGAGCTGAGCGGCCGGACCGGCGAGGCGGTGGACGGCTGGACCGGGCTTCCGGTGGTGCTCCACGGGATTCCCCTGCCGGAGACGGTGGAGGCGTTCGCCGAGGACGCCGATGACCCCGAGGATGTCCAGGACGTCCCGTACGCCCCGTACGCGAGTCGCGCCGGGGAGGCCGAGGCCCGGACGCCGGCCGACGGGGTACCGGCCGGCGTCGAGGACGCCGTGCCGGGACAGCGCGCCGAGCCGCGCGAGGAGAGCGCCGCCGAGCGGGCGGTGCGGGTCGCGGCGGAGGCCGTCGCGACGGCGCCGCGCCATCCGCGGCTGGTCGAGCTGTACGACTCGGTGGCCGCCGGGGCCACCCTCCACCTGGTCGGTGAGCGGGTGCTCGGCGCGCCGCTGTCGCTGCTGCTGGAGCGCGGGCCGCTGTCGCCGTACCGGGCCGCGGAGATCGCGGCCGACCTGGTCGGCGCGCTGCGGGCGGTGCACGCCGCCGGACGGCGGCACGGAAACGTCACCGCGGACACCGTCCTGGTGTGCGAGGACGGCAGCGCGCTGCTCGACGGACTCGGAGTGGACGCCGTCCAGGAGGCCCTCTGCGGGCCGGTGCCGCCTGCCGAGGGCGTCGGCGTCGGCGGGGTCGGGGCGGCCGGGGCGGCCTTCGGCCCGTGGGGGCCGGTCAGGCGGCGGGCGCGGGACGCCCGGCTGGTGCTGGTCGGTCCGGTGGCCGAGCGGTGGGCGCCGGAGCTGGCCGGACCGGAGCCGGCGGACGCGCCGGGCCGTCCCGGGTCACGGGCCTCGGGGCAGGACAACGCCTGGGTGGTGGACACCCTCGGGGACGCCGAGCCGGGACCCGCGCCGGAGGGCCCGCCGTCCGGCGAGGAGGTCGGCCCGGCGGCGGACGCCTGGGCGCTCGGCGTCCTCCTCTACCGGATGACGACCGGTCAGGCACCGTTCGACGAGCAGGCCCTGGTGCCCGGCGAGGAGCTGCTGGACGCGGTGCGCTCCGGCACCCACGCCTCGGCCTCCGGGTGCGGGCCGCTGCGTCCACTCGTCGAGGAGCTGCTGCGGACCGACCCGGACGCCCGGCCGACCCTCCCGGCGGTCGCCGAGCGGCTGGCCGGACTGCTGGCGCGGGCGCCGGAGCCGCTGACCGCGGACGGGATGCTGGCGGTGGCCGAACTCCTCTCCGGACGTGCCGGACCGGGCGCGCCCGGGGGCGCCCCCGGCGGCACCGGCACCGGCGCGGCCGCCGCCCACGGACGGCACGCCCGGCCGCACGGGCGTGCGCGGGGGCGTGCGAGGCCGGAGGGGCGGGAGAGCCACGGCGAGGAGCGGAAGAAGCGGCCGGGCGGCCGGGAGCGGCCGGGCGCCCGGCTTCCCGAGCCGCGGGAGGGGGGCGTGGTGGGGGCGGAACGTTCTCAGCGGACGGGGACGCCGGGTTCCGGCCGGCGGGGCGGGCGACTCCTCGGACCGCTGCTGGTCGGTGGAGTGCTGCTGCTGATGGTGCTGGCCGTGCTGATCATCGCGCTGGTGGTGGGGCGACACTGA
- a CDS encoding serine/threonine-protein kinase — MSDSSSAGGGSAAGTGGEDARLLAGRYLLGERLGRGGMGTVWRARDAMLDREVAVKELSVGHLAEEDLKIVKSRMEQEARAAARIKHPGVITIHDVLEQEGKPWIVMEFIDGRSLAELVDQEGTLSPREAADIGAKVLAALSAGHRAGVLHRDVKPANVLLERSTGRVVLTDFGIATYEGDSALTRTGDLVGSPDYLPPERVHGGRPGPESDLWSLGATLYAAVEGQSPFKRDTPITTLAAVVSEPLPEPERAGALSPVLRALMAKEPQQRPPADQVRSMLESVAAGHTMGISAGAVAEAVSTLRSPTESVPLVDRTGDDRPTGFPEYVGDQTDFGTAARVPAQASGPNGTGGTNGTGGTNGLASAGAGAGAGLMDALPTSTEATGAGAAPSAANEAPTRIGGGTAGYGSAGGYGGVGGYGPPEPTGATVMAGGGQGTGPGPGGQSWAPGSFGAQPGFGAPMGTLPPGPAVGGPPAKRGRGRIWAGGIAGLCAVAVAAVLGVHYLGQRDGSGGTPSAGGLSASASASAAPGPTSPPSSRPGARRPVPGGYHWVNDPEGFGFALPNDTGQGPWRRLEKNPGAIDYSPDPSYDPDHPIHVLRFGVTAGSSETPYQHALEMEQDHVSKNLAGYKRLALAHSTFKGMNAAFWSFTYQATVNGQPSTRYAREELVHDPVNGTEYDIFIGYPLSDQTTADQRFNTVLNSFTVENS; from the coding sequence GTGAGCGACAGCAGTTCTGCCGGGGGCGGTTCAGCCGCCGGCACCGGCGGCGAGGACGCGCGCCTCCTCGCGGGCCGGTACCTGCTGGGCGAGCGGTTGGGCCGCGGCGGCATGGGCACGGTCTGGCGGGCCCGGGACGCGATGCTGGACCGTGAGGTCGCGGTCAAGGAACTGTCGGTGGGTCACCTCGCGGAGGAGGACCTGAAGATAGTCAAGTCCCGGATGGAGCAGGAGGCCCGGGCCGCCGCCCGGATCAAGCACCCCGGCGTCATCACCATCCACGACGTCCTCGAGCAGGAGGGCAAGCCGTGGATAGTGATGGAGTTCATCGACGGCCGCTCGCTCGCCGAGCTCGTCGACCAGGAGGGCACCCTCAGCCCTCGGGAGGCGGCCGACATCGGCGCCAAGGTGCTGGCGGCGCTGAGCGCCGGGCACCGGGCCGGCGTGCTCCACCGGGACGTCAAGCCGGCCAACGTCCTGCTGGAGCGGAGCACCGGCCGGGTGGTGCTGACCGACTTCGGCATCGCCACCTACGAGGGCGACTCGGCGCTGACCCGCACCGGCGACCTGGTGGGCTCGCCCGACTACCTGCCGCCGGAGCGGGTGCACGGCGGGAGGCCTGGGCCTGAGTCCGACCTGTGGTCGCTGGGCGCGACGCTCTACGCGGCCGTCGAGGGCCAGTCGCCCTTCAAGCGGGACACCCCGATAACGACCCTCGCGGCGGTGGTCAGCGAGCCGCTGCCGGAGCCTGAGCGGGCCGGGGCGCTGAGCCCGGTGCTGCGCGCGCTGATGGCCAAGGAGCCGCAGCAGCGGCCGCCGGCCGACCAGGTGCGCTCGATGCTGGAGAGCGTGGCCGCGGGCCACACCATGGGCATCTCGGCGGGCGCGGTGGCCGAGGCCGTCTCGACGTTGCGCTCGCCCACCGAGTCGGTGCCGCTGGTCGACCGGACCGGCGACGACCGGCCCACCGGCTTCCCCGAGTACGTCGGGGACCAGACGGACTTCGGCACGGCGGCGCGGGTCCCGGCGCAGGCGAGCGGGCCGAACGGCACGGGCGGAACGAACGGGACCGGCGGAACGAACGGGCTGGCGAGCGCGGGCGCGGGCGCCGGCGCGGGCCTCATGGACGCGCTGCCGACATCCACCGAGGCGACCGGCGCGGGCGCGGCCCCGAGCGCGGCCAACGAGGCGCCGACCCGGATCGGCGGCGGCACCGCCGGCTACGGCTCAGCCGGCGGGTACGGGGGCGTGGGCGGGTACGGCCCGCCGGAGCCGACCGGTGCGACGGTGATGGCGGGCGGGGGCCAGGGCACCGGCCCGGGCCCGGGCGGGCAGAGCTGGGCGCCGGGGTCGTTCGGGGCGCAGCCCGGGTTCGGCGCGCCGATGGGGACTCTGCCGCCGGGGCCGGCGGTCGGCGGGCCGCCGGCGAAGCGCGGGCGCGGGCGGATATGGGCCGGCGGGATCGCCGGTCTGTGCGCGGTGGCGGTGGCCGCCGTACTGGGCGTCCACTACCTCGGGCAGCGGGACGGCAGCGGCGGGACGCCGTCGGCCGGCGGGCTGAGCGCCAGCGCCAGTGCCAGCGCCGCGCCGGGGCCGACCTCGCCGCCGTCCTCAAGACCGGGCGCCAGGCGGCCGGTTCCCGGCGGGTACCACTGGGTGAACGACCCGGAGGGCTTCGGGTTCGCGCTGCCGAACGACACCGGGCAGGGGCCGTGGCGGCGGCTGGAGAAGAACCCCGGGGCGATCGACTACAGCCCCGACCCCTCGTACGACCCGGACCATCCGATCCATGTGCTGCGGTTCGGGGTGACGGCGGGGAGCTCGGAGACTCCGTACCAGCACGCGCTGGAGATGGAGCAGGACCATGTGTCCAAGAACCTCGCCGGGTACAAGCGGCTGGCGCTGGCGCACAGCACCTTCAAGGGGATGAACGCGGCGTTCTGGTCGTTCACCTACCAGGCGACGGTGAACGGGCAGCCGAGCACGCGGTACGCGCGGGAAGAGCTGGTCCACGACCCGGTGAACGGGACCGAGTACGACATCTTCATCGGCTATCCGCTGTCCGATCAGACGACGGCCGACCAGCGGTTCAACACGGTCCTGAACTCGTTCACGGTGGAGAACTCCTAG
- a CDS encoding dihydrolipoyl dehydrogenase family protein: MGAVSGARQVDAVVIGMGPGGEEVAGRLADAGLDVVGVDEALLGGECPYWACIPTKIMVRGAGLLAEGRRIPGMAGHAMVHEEWPPVARHIREATDDWDDKVAVDRFTSRGGAFLRGQGRLTAPDEVTVLGSDGVETVLRPRRAIVIAVGSQAAVPPVPGLAATPYWTNREAVAAEEVPESLLVLGGGPVGLEIAQAMSRFGSAATVVEAAPRLLGREEPEAGDLLLRTLTEDGLTVHTGQALEGVSYTPGTGFEAWCERGERLTAERLLVAAGRRVDLARVGAGVLGVDDTAHALPVDERLRVPGSGRDRRPGVWGVGDVTGKGAFTHMAMYQADVAVRAVLGQGGRPASYHAVPRVTFTDPEVGAVGMTEAQARQAGLPGIRVGATDLAASSRGYIQRVGNAGFIKLVASGEVLVGGTVAGAYAGEMLGQLSTAVSARVPLADLADTIWAFPTLHRAFGDALRALR, from the coding sequence GTGGGCGCTGTCAGTGGGGCTCGGCAGGTGGACGCCGTGGTGATCGGCATGGGTCCGGGCGGCGAGGAGGTCGCCGGGCGGCTCGCGGACGCGGGGCTGGACGTGGTCGGCGTGGACGAGGCACTGCTCGGCGGCGAGTGCCCGTACTGGGCCTGTATCCCGACCAAGATCATGGTGCGGGGCGCCGGGCTGCTGGCCGAGGGGCGGCGGATTCCCGGCATGGCCGGCCACGCGATGGTCCACGAGGAGTGGCCGCCCGTCGCCCGGCACATCCGGGAGGCCACCGACGACTGGGACGACAAGGTCGCGGTGGACCGCTTCACCTCCCGGGGCGGGGCCTTCCTGCGCGGGCAGGGCCGGCTGACCGCCCCCGACGAGGTGACGGTGCTCGGCTCGGACGGCGTGGAGACCGTGCTGAGGCCCCGCCGGGCGATCGTGATCGCGGTCGGGTCGCAGGCCGCCGTGCCCCCGGTGCCCGGGCTCGCCGCCACCCCCTACTGGACCAATCGGGAGGCGGTGGCCGCCGAGGAGGTGCCGGAGTCGCTGCTGGTGCTCGGCGGCGGGCCGGTGGGCCTGGAGATCGCGCAGGCGATGTCCCGCTTCGGCAGCGCGGCGACGGTGGTGGAGGCGGCCCCGAGGCTGCTCGGCCGCGAGGAGCCGGAGGCCGGTGACCTGCTGCTCCGCACCCTCACCGAGGACGGGCTGACCGTCCACACCGGGCAGGCCCTGGAGGGCGTCTCCTACACCCCGGGGACCGGCTTCGAGGCCTGGTGCGAGCGCGGGGAGCGGTTGACGGCGGAGCGGCTGCTGGTGGCCGCCGGACGGCGGGTGGACCTGGCCCGGGTCGGCGCCGGCGTCCTCGGCGTGGACGACACGGCGCACGCGCTGCCGGTGGACGAGCGGCTGCGGGTGCCGGGCAGCGGCCGGGACCGGCGGCCGGGGGTGTGGGGCGTCGGCGACGTCACCGGCAAGGGCGCTTTCACCCATATGGCGATGTACCAGGCGGACGTGGCGGTGCGCGCGGTGCTCGGGCAGGGCGGGCGCCCCGCCTCGTACCACGCGGTGCCGCGGGTGACCTTCACCGATCCGGAGGTGGGCGCGGTCGGGATGACCGAGGCGCAGGCCCGGCAGGCCGGACTGCCCGGGATCCGGGTCGGCGCCACCGACCTGGCGGCCAGCAGCCGGGGGTACATCCAGCGGGTGGGCAACGCCGGGTTCATCAAGCTGGTCGCCTCGGGCGAGGTGCTGGTCGGTGGGACGGTGGCCGGGGCGTACGCCGGGGAGATGCTGGGGCAGCTCTCGACGGCGGTCAGCGCGCGGGTGCCGCTGGCCGATCTGGCCGACACCATCTGGGCCTTCCCCACCCTCCACCGGGCCTTCGGGGACGCGTTGCGCGCCCTGCGCTGA
- a CDS encoding succinic semialdehyde dehydrogenase, giving the protein MTDTVDTVRNPIAAPGPRTADDAVTAEVVARLIGGITAGPEAETTAVRSPLTGEVHAELPCSTPKDVADAFDRARAAQRAWAARPIRAREAVLLRFHDLLFQHRDDLLDLVQAETGKARSHAFEELGAVAVASRHYGRTAGRYLRTRRRNGVFPVLTHVQEIRHPKGVVGQISPWNYPLELSIGDVLPAFVAGNGVVTKPDTQTALTCLRARELLVEAGLPADLWQIVIGEGPVIGPEVVDRGDYVSFTGSTRTGKEVAQRAAGRLVGASLELGGKNAMLVLRDADLDRAAEGAVRACFSSAGQLCISIERLFVAREIADAFLERFTARVRAMKLGNTLAYGADMGSLVSERQLATVVRHVDEAVKNGAVVLAGGKPRPDLGPFFYEPTVLDGVDEQSAVCGEETFGPVVSVYRFDSEDEAVERANATRYGLNSSVWTKDGGRGRAVAARLQTGTVNVNEGYAPAYASAAAPMGGMKESGVGRRHGSEGILKYTEVQTVATQRLVGFGPAFGMTDEQYAKFLGTSLKALKALRLK; this is encoded by the coding sequence ATGACTGACACCGTCGACACCGTCCGCAATCCGATCGCCGCTCCCGGCCCGCGCACGGCGGATGACGCCGTGACGGCGGAGGTGGTGGCCCGGCTGATCGGCGGGATCACCGCGGGTCCTGAGGCGGAGACGACGGCGGTCCGCTCGCCGCTCACCGGCGAGGTGCACGCCGAGCTGCCGTGCTCCACCCCGAAGGACGTGGCCGACGCCTTCGACCGGGCCAGGGCCGCCCAGCGGGCCTGGGCCGCCCGCCCGATCCGGGCCCGCGAGGCCGTGCTGCTGCGCTTCCACGACCTCCTCTTCCAGCACCGGGACGACCTCCTCGACCTGGTCCAGGCGGAGACCGGGAAGGCCCGCTCGCACGCCTTCGAGGAGCTGGGCGCGGTGGCGGTGGCCTCCCGCCACTACGGCCGGACGGCCGGGCGCTACCTGCGGACCCGGCGGCGCAACGGCGTCTTCCCGGTGCTGACCCATGTGCAGGAGATCCGGCACCCCAAGGGCGTGGTCGGGCAGATCTCGCCGTGGAACTACCCGCTGGAGCTCTCCATCGGCGATGTGCTGCCCGCCTTCGTGGCCGGCAACGGCGTCGTCACCAAGCCGGACACCCAGACCGCGCTGACCTGCCTGCGGGCGCGGGAGCTGCTGGTCGAGGCCGGGCTGCCGGCCGACCTGTGGCAGATCGTGATCGGCGAGGGCCCGGTGATCGGGCCCGAGGTGGTGGACCGCGGCGACTACGTCTCGTTCACCGGCTCGACCCGGACCGGCAAGGAGGTCGCGCAGCGGGCGGCCGGCCGGCTGGTCGGCGCCTCGCTGGAGCTGGGCGGCAAGAACGCGATGCTGGTGCTGCGCGACGCCGACCTGGACCGGGCGGCCGAGGGGGCGGTGCGGGCCTGCTTCTCCTCCGCCGGGCAGCTGTGCATCTCGATCGAGCGGCTCTTCGTGGCGCGCGAGATCGCCGACGCCTTCCTGGAGAGGTTCACCGCGCGGGTCCGCGCCATGAAGCTCGGCAACACCCTGGCGTACGGGGCGGACATGGGCTCGCTGGTCTCGGAGCGCCAACTCGCGACCGTGGTACGGCATGTGGACGAGGCGGTGAAGAACGGGGCGGTGGTGCTGGCCGGCGGCAAGCCGCGGCCGGACCTCGGGCCGTTCTTCTACGAGCCGACCGTGCTGGACGGCGTGGACGAGCAGAGCGCCGTGTGCGGGGAGGAGACCTTCGGCCCGGTCGTCTCGGTCTACCGCTTCGACAGCGAGGACGAGGCGGTCGAGCGGGCCAACGCGACCCGGTACGGCCTCAACTCGAGCGTCTGGACCAAGGACGGCGGCCGGGGCCGGGCCGTCGCCGCCCGGCTGCAGACCGGGACGGTCAACGTCAACGAGGGGTACGCGCCCGCGTACGCCAGTGCCGCCGCGCCGATGGGCGGGATGAAGGAGTCCGGCGTCGGCCGCCGGCACGGCTCCGAGGGCATCCTCAAGTACACCGAGGTGCAGACGGTGGCCACCCAGCGGCTGGTCGGCTTCGGGCCGGCCTTCGGGATGACCGACGAGCAGTACGCGAAGTTCCTCGGCACCTCGCTCAAGGCGCTCAAGGCGCTCCGGCTGAAGTAG
- a CDS encoding GMC oxidoreductase encodes MVASAESTGSAEEQRDGFDYDVIVVGSGFGGSVAALRLTEKGYRVAVLEAGRRFTPETLPRTSWDMRNFIWAPALGLYGIQRIHLLDNVMILAGAGVGGGSLNYANTLYVPPKPFFEDPQWGGITDWEKELKPFYEQAKRMLGVRLNPTMTPSDVHLKAAAERMGVGDTFHLAPVGVFFGDGRDTEGGPEVEAGAPVPDPYFGGAGPERRACTECGECMTGCRHGAKNTLTENYLYLAERNGAEIHPLTTVARLREIDGGLEGGGGYAVDTLPTDARSRGAKRAGARTLTSRQVVVAAGTWGTQQLLHAMKDEGLLPRISGRLGAMTRTNSEALVGAQTTDRRYGRKADFTKGVAITSSIHPDANTHIEPVRYGKGSNSMGFLAVQQVPGGGRAPRWLQYLATTVRRPDLFLRAMNKRRWSERTIIGLVMQSLDNSLVVERTKGLFGKRKLTSRQGHGEPNPGFIPAAAEGASALAAEINGFPGSTVGEIFDIPLTAHFIGGCAISETAEGGVVDPYHRMHGHAGISVVDGSTVSANLGVNPSLTITAQAERAMAFWPNRGDADPRPAAGAGYRRVEAVAPKSPAVPAGAFGEYRVLLPVPEVPEVPVKAGAEAGAED; translated from the coding sequence TTGGTGGCGTCGGCGGAGTCGACTGGGTCGGCGGAGGAGCAGCGGGACGGGTTCGACTACGACGTGATCGTGGTCGGGTCCGGGTTCGGGGGCTCGGTGGCCGCGCTGCGGCTGACCGAGAAGGGCTACCGGGTGGCGGTGCTGGAGGCCGGGCGCCGCTTCACCCCGGAGACCCTGCCCAGGACCTCCTGGGACATGAGGAACTTCATCTGGGCGCCGGCCCTGGGGCTCTACGGGATCCAGCGGATCCATCTGCTGGACAACGTGATGATCCTGGCGGGGGCGGGCGTCGGCGGCGGCTCCCTCAACTACGCCAACACCCTCTACGTGCCGCCGAAGCCGTTCTTCGAGGACCCGCAGTGGGGCGGGATCACCGACTGGGAGAAGGAGTTGAAGCCGTTCTACGAGCAGGCCAAGCGGATGCTCGGGGTGCGGCTCAACCCGACGATGACGCCCTCGGACGTCCACCTCAAGGCGGCGGCCGAGCGGATGGGCGTCGGCGACACCTTCCATCTGGCGCCGGTCGGGGTCTTCTTCGGGGACGGCAGGGACACCGAGGGCGGGCCGGAGGTCGAGGCCGGCGCCCCGGTCCCCGATCCGTACTTCGGCGGGGCCGGGCCGGAGCGCCGGGCCTGCACCGAATGCGGCGAGTGCATGACCGGGTGCCGGCACGGCGCCAAGAACACCCTCACCGAGAACTACCTGTACCTGGCGGAGCGGAACGGCGCGGAGATCCATCCGCTGACGACCGTGGCGCGACTGCGGGAGATCGACGGAGGCCTCGAGGGCGGCGGCGGGTACGCCGTGGACACCCTGCCCACGGACGCCCGGAGCCGGGGCGCGAAGCGGGCCGGGGCACGGACGCTGACGTCCCGTCAGGTCGTGGTCGCGGCGGGCACCTGGGGCACCCAGCAGCTGCTCCACGCGATGAAGGACGAGGGGCTGCTGCCGCGGATCTCGGGGCGGCTCGGCGCGATGACCCGGACCAACTCCGAGGCGCTGGTGGGCGCGCAGACCACGGACCGCAGGTACGGGCGGAAGGCCGACTTCACCAAGGGCGTCGCCATCACCTCCTCGATCCACCCGGACGCCAACACCCATATCGAGCCGGTGCGGTACGGCAAGGGGTCCAACTCGATGGGCTTCCTGGCCGTGCAGCAGGTGCCGGGCGGCGGGCGGGCGCCGCGGTGGCTGCAGTACCTCGCCACCACGGTGCGGCGGCCGGACCTCTTCCTGCGGGCGATGAACAAGCGGCGGTGGTCGGAGCGGACCATCATCGGGCTGGTCATGCAGTCGCTGGACAACTCGCTGGTGGTGGAGCGGACCAAGGGCCTCTTCGGAAAGCGGAAGCTGACCTCCCGGCAGGGGCACGGGGAGCCCAACCCGGGGTTCATCCCGGCCGCCGCGGAGGGCGCGTCCGCGCTCGCCGCGGAGATCAACGGGTTCCCCGGGAGCACGGTGGGGGAGATCTTCGACATCCCGCTGACCGCGCACTTCATCGGCGGATGCGCGATCTCCGAGACGGCGGAGGGGGGCGTCGTCGATCCGTACCACCGGATGCACGGGCACGCGGGGATCAGTGTCGTCGACGGCTCCACGGTCTCCGCGAACCTCGGGGTGAACCCGTCGCTGACGATCACGGCCCAGGCGGAGCGGGCGATGGCGTTCTGGCCGAACCGGGGGGACGCGGACCCCCGCCCCGCGGCCGGGGCCGGGTACCGGCGGGTCGAGGCGGTGGCGCCGAAGTCGCCGGCCGTGCCGGCGGGGGCGTTCGGCGAATACCGGGTGCTGCTGCCGGTGCCGGAGGTGCCGGAGGTGCCGGTCAAGGCGGGGGCCGAGGCGGGGGCCGAGGACTAG
- a CDS encoding TMEM175 family protein, producing the protein MNETGRVEAFSDGVFAVAITLLALELKVPQLVGQVQGRLWGELARQWPGFVAYVVSFLVIGIMWATHHQAFGCIVRVDRVLVFLNLLLLLGVVLLPWAAQLVAEYLDTPRGGTVAAVVYSGVMTYHAFSFGLLWWWVVRQGSGLLDPALDDDAARAMLPRFLVGSLVYPALVGVSFLSALAAVVLHGVMAVYYAFNQLAVPRREAEAEAGVGRGAG; encoded by the coding sequence GTGAATGAGACGGGGCGGGTCGAGGCGTTCTCGGACGGGGTGTTCGCGGTGGCGATCACCCTCCTGGCACTGGAGTTGAAGGTTCCGCAGCTGGTCGGCCAGGTGCAGGGCCGGCTGTGGGGGGAGCTGGCCCGGCAGTGGCCGGGTTTCGTGGCCTACGTGGTCAGCTTCCTGGTGATCGGGATCATGTGGGCCACCCACCACCAGGCGTTCGGCTGCATCGTGCGGGTGGACCGGGTGCTGGTCTTCCTGAACCTGCTGCTGCTCCTCGGGGTCGTGCTGCTGCCCTGGGCGGCCCAGCTGGTCGCCGAGTACCTGGACACCCCCCGCGGCGGGACCGTCGCCGCCGTCGTCTACAGCGGGGTGATGACCTATCACGCCTTCAGCTTCGGGCTGCTGTGGTGGTGGGTCGTCCGGCAGGGGAGCGGGCTGCTCGACCCCGCCCTGGACGACGACGCGGCACGGGCGATGCTGCCCCGGTTCCTGGTCGGTTCCCTGGTGTACCCGGCGCTGGTCGGGGTCTCGTTCCTCAGCGCGCTGGCCGCCGTCGTGCTGCACGGGGTGATGGCGGTCTACTACGCCTTCAACCAGCTGGCGGTACCGCGGCGGGAGGCGGAGGCGGAGGCGGGGGTTGGGCGGGGGGCCGGCTGA
- a CDS encoding chorismate mutase produces MSTELVPTQPNARPETGVRAEAPDAAAAEALIAQARERIDALDGELLRIVKERMAVSARVQRARIATGGPRLSLAREQQILARFHAELGRAGTELGMLLLELSRGRA; encoded by the coding sequence ATGAGTACCGAACTGGTCCCGACCCAGCCGAACGCCCGCCCGGAGACCGGGGTGCGCGCCGAGGCGCCGGACGCGGCCGCCGCGGAGGCGCTGATCGCCCAGGCGCGCGAGCGGATCGACGCGCTCGACGGCGAACTGCTCCGGATCGTGAAGGAGCGGATGGCGGTCTCGGCGCGGGTTCAGCGGGCCCGGATCGCCACCGGCGGGCCGCGCCTCTCGCTGGCCCGCGAGCAGCAGATCCTGGCCCGCTTCCACGCCGAACTCGGCCGGGCCGGTACGGAGCTGGGGATGCTGCTGCTGGAGCTGTCCCGCGGGCGGGCGTGA